In the genome of Dromiciops gliroides isolate mDroGli1 chromosome 1, mDroGli1.pri, whole genome shotgun sequence, the window aattgaggaatggctgaacaagttgtggtatatgcatgtaatggaattctcttgtgctgtaggaaatgatgagcaggaagagttcagagaaacctggagggtcttatgtgagcagaaccagaaggacattgtacacagtatcatcaacattatgtgttgatcaactgtgatagacttgattcttctcaccaatacaacaatacaagaaagttccaaaggactcatgatggaaaaggttctccaaatccagaaaaaaaaagaactggaatatggatgcagacagaaccttactatttcttttgtttttgatgctgtttttcttttttgaggtttttcctttttgctctgattcttctcttatgactaatgcagaaatatgtttaatgttattgtacatatataacctatataggattacctactgtcttggggagggggggagggagggagaaaaatttgaaataagaaattttataaaaacaaatgttgaaaactctctctacatgtaactggaaaaataataaaatatttttataattaaaaaaaatactagctatgtaactatgggcaagtaacttaatcacAGCCTCCTCTTAAGTGTCCCATTCAGTCCTGTTCTGCGGGGGGCCTCCCCCCCCCTCAGCCCAACCCTCCAGTGCTTTTGTCTCATGGCTTTGTAATCAAGTTCAAATTTcaattccagggcagctaggtggtgaagtggttagagtaccggccctggagtcaggagtacctgagttcaaatccagcctcagacacttaacacttactagctgtgtgaccctgggcaagtcacttaactccaattgcctcattaaaaaaaaattaaaaattaaatttcagttccattaaagtctttttattgttttaaaaaaatgcatgtaGCCTTAGAGCTTAAAGCTGCCATTAAATTTGCAATCCTATGAAGAATTTGGAGAAATGTGAGAATTTATATGAaatgatagaatgaaagaagaaaagccaTGTCAAATAAACTCTggcaattaaacatttattaagagcttattgttgggggtagctaggtggtgcagtggataaagcactgagtacctgagttcaaatctaacctcagacacttgatacttactagttgtgtgaccctgggcaagtcacttttttttttcaatcaatcaacatctatttttttttttactgaataaaagttttttattattttccagttacatgtagagatagttttcaacatttgtttccataagatttccaatttcaaatctcccccccccccccccgtcctagacagcaggtaatgatataggttatatatatataaaatatcatcaaatatatttctgcattattcatgttataagagaagaatcagagcaaaaaggaaaaacctcaaaaaagaaaaacagcaccaaaaagaaaaatagtatggttcaatcagcatctatactccacagttctttttttttttttctggatttggagatccttttcctttatgagtcctttggaactttcttgtaccattgtattggtgagaagaatctagtctatcacagttgatcaacacataatgttgatgatacatactatgtacaatgttcttctggttctgctcatctcactcatcatcagttcatgcaggtccttcctgggcaagtgacttaaccttcattgccctgccaaacaaaacaaaacaaaacaaaacaaaaaacaccaaaaaaaaggtattacatttaaaaaaaagcttattgTGTGATAGACACAATGATATCAACAGGGAGGGGCAGCAGTACTTTGGTCACTTACAGTGATCATTTTTATGTTGTCAAAATTAAAGGATCCTCCTTTTTAttaacaaatgataaatgaagaatgTCCTTTTGATGGTATTTGGATATTGAGAAGTATTTATGTGAAAACAATATCAATAAATCTTAAaggcaaaacaataaaataaaggtaGTTTGGACCTTATTCAAAGTTCTTTATTGGCCAATAGATCCAACAAGAAAAGTCCAGAATCAAAATTGTTGGTAGATAAATTCAAGCAGTTTTAATTAAGATCCTAGCTTCAGTTTTGATTAAAACAGCCTGAAATGTCAATTTGTGATATACTCACTTTAAGAACAAGGCTGTTGTCTAGCTAAGTTGGCCTTTTAGATTACAAATgtctttaaaaagcatttattgctGTCATGCACATCttctttagaaaaaggaagattTTGGGGGGCTGACTAACATCTTTTTCCAATggtaatatttcttttaattctttttattttagttgGAGAGAAATTTGTGTTTGCTGCCAGATTTTTGCTTATTGCTGTCATTTCATTATCCTTGTTAGTTGTAACCTTTTTCATTAAAAGCTATATTGTTTTTCTCCTTCCAATTTCATACACCTCCACACATAAGTGTTGACAATTCAACAGAACTGCTTTTGTTGTGAGCAGTCCTGTTTTAGAAAACAGTTTTATCCTTGAAATAATCAGATATTAGTTCAGCTCTGTGGATGAAGTAAAAGAAATACCATTCACTGTTCTATAAGTagtataataaatgttttgataGTTCATGTAATGGCAGAGATGATTTTTTAACAGCTTTTATAGTCCATAAAACACATTTCAGTAATATAGTGATATTCAGATTCACAATCTGCTGTGCAAAGATTGAATTTCAGGACACTAATTTGTTCTCATGTTCCCATCTTCCTGAAATGTGATTTGTGAATTAATAGTCTCATATTGATGGATATATTTGACACAATTATAGATATCTGtcttaaatgtttttctcttcTACTCAAATTTTTGCCTTATATTTTGAATATGTGTATCCATCTGCACATCTGCATCCTGCAgattccttcctgtctttctcttgAAGCTCCTCgttcttatcttttcttcctggccaagaaaaaaaaaaacaacaaaccaatatATACCAGgttggtacagtgggaagaatttagagtcagaggatatCAGTTCAAatctgcatatatttatatgtgtgactttggcaaagtgacttaaccattctaggactcagtttcctcatctgtaaaatggagggctTGGATTTGGATTCCTATTTAGTTCTATATCTATGGTCAATTAAGgacttattttttctattttctattttcaataTGTTGTTTTACtttctaaaatattgttttagctttttaaaaaattttccattGTATACTTCTTTTATAGTTGTCAACATTATATGGAAAATGGCTTCACCAGTTCAGCAGATACCCAAATGGTTCtactcattaaaaataaaaagtttcatCACCATCAGAAATCAATTCATGAGaccaagaaaaacaactttacatGGACTCTTGGCACGGCCTCAGGAATCTTCTGGCAATTTTTTCCATTGGGGATTCATGAACTATAGGACTTCTTCCTTATGGAATAGTTCCCAAGCTCTCAGCTCAAGTAGACAAGATAATATTTCTGTACAAGACACTCACCCTCCTTCCATTAATGAACTACAACTCAAAACTGAAGTAACCAACTTTGATTCATTAGAAGGTAACTTTGAAATTTGGGACAAGTTCCTGTTTCTGAATTCATTTAGGGTGGGGGGTGAATTGTTTGTAGAAAACGACTATTATGCTACTAGAAAGTAGTATACTTTATACTTAGGAAggaaaaaccccaaactataatGCTACTGACAACTATAACTTTTAAATAGCTATACTGTCAtggaatggtttttaaaaatctgacaataaatttttatttgtttgccaGACTGCTTTTTGACGTACTTTCTAGTAacatttagaaattttatttcaCTGTTTAGATTCTTAAAACTATATTCAAACTGTTTGGGTTTGTGGAAGACAACTTGCAATCCTTATAATTTAACATTTGTATTCATTTCCTAAAAGTGTATGAATTTTGGATTTATTATGTGTTTCatgcatgatatagtggaaagagtactgaatttggagtcagaaggcctgattttgaatcccagttctactgtatgtatgtgtgtgtgtgcatacatatgcacatgtatatatgcacacacaatgcAATACACGTACATCAGAAACacaatatacatgcatgcatacgtacatacatacatacatttatcttAGACTGCCCTTTAATCATATGTAATATATGGGGTTTGAATTAGAATGAACTGTGAGGTCCTTTTAACCTTTATGTTCATGCATGAGCCTGAGAATAGAGTGTATGGGCTACACTGCTAGCGTCTTATCCCTCCCAAATTGGCATCAATTCATTAATGACTTCTTTGTGCCTAGTAGTTTCTAGCTTAAATCTCTATATCTTGTCCACATGGATAGCATTAGAAACATCAAAcactttgctgaaatctaggtaaactatagcTATGTCATTCCCCTGATCTATTAGACTAATAATCTTTTCAATAAAGAAGAATAAAGTAGTCTGGCATAAACTATTTTTGATGTAGCcatattggttcttttttttttcttttggacagggaaatgaggtgagatttgaactcagatcctcccaacttcagggccagtactctgtccactgtgccacctagctcccttttcccatctgttccccccccccccacaaaagaaaCAATGCTGGGGTGATTGTTGAGAAAcaaatatacttagagaatctttttggagaacaatttgataTTATGAAGTAAAAGTTTTAaagtcacaaaaataataatgctttttGATCCAATAATTTCATCATTTAGAATGTACCCTAAAAGTGACATCAAGAGCAACTGCAAgtgatttttcaattttttcatagAAGCATGCAATGAATGCTAAGCATTCTATATTCTATCCATTGAAAAACTGGAAGTAGTCTGTATCTCACAGTAGGGAAATGGTTACATAAATTATGATATGTTAATGTAATGTAATTAAGACCAGCAAGCatgaggaatataaagaaatctgaaaaatcctttatgaaataatacaaatTGAAAAATGTAGAATCAAAGAACACAGTCTACACtaactaaaaaaaaggaaaaatgagcgGACAAAAATTCCTGTTTGGGATGACTGAAAAGAGTGTTACTTTatacatcaaattttttttttttaccaaattagTGATTTCATCAATTTAGTGAGAGTTAGGTAAGGAGCTTCTCTATCAGGTTAGATCAGAACCTTATCTATAGTTTAGAGAGACTTGCCTGGTCACCAAGAGTTGTCTTTCACACAGGCAACACATGGCAGAGTCCCAAGgaacttgaacccaaggcttcttGACTTTAAGGCCAACTCTCCATTCACTATACTGTGCTGTTTATCTTGTAGTAAAGTGAATTAAAATGTAAGTAGTTGCTTAGCAAATTTAGTTGGTAATATTAATGTTCAGTATTAACATTTTGAATCTGAGATGCCAAAAGGCCATGCAAGTATAGCTGCCCAACAGACATTTGGAAATGAGGCCAGTGCTCTAGGCAACATTTGGGGTTGAAGACAGAAATTTGGGAGTtatctttttaaagataattaaaGTAGTGGTAGTAGAAGAGAGCACCAAAGGAGAAAGTGAATGTAGGGAGAGAATAAGGCTAAGAACTACAACTTGGGAAAACATTCAATTTTAAAGAGGTGGTGGAAGATGAGGAACTAGCAAAGGAATGATTAAAAGTAGAAGGGAAACTGAGAATGCTACATCACAGAAGCCCAGAGAGCAGTACTGAAGGAGGGATTGGTCCATAGTATTACATGCCTTAAATCAACATTATTATGGTcagaaaaggggggtggggacaTTGGATTTGTTAATTAGGTGGTCATTAGTGCTCATGGAAAGATCAATTCCAATATAGTATTGGGTACAGAAGCCATATTTCAGGTAGTCGATGGAATAGATTTATAGTGATTTGCTCCAACCACATTAAACAGTTTGGAAGTGGTTGGTGAAGAGGCAAATGGTAGAAACAACCTGGGTTGAGGGATATTGGAGACGTAATAACAGAAGATTAAAGGGTAAAGAAGACGGCACTATTAATATTGTTGTTCCCATAGTTAAGAGcagggaggaaaatgaggccggGAAATAGTTAATGCCTTGGGACAATAGGGGAAAAATGAGGCACTGAGGTTTCCAATGAATACCAAGAACAGGTATGGATTAAGTAAGAGAATTTGAGAGTTAGGACAAGAGATAGTGCTCAGAGGGAAATTGCAGAGCTTAGCATCTTGTTAGTGTTGAATTTATATGTGATAACATTTAAAGTTTGACCACAGTATTGGAGACAAAGGTTTTGGGAAACTGTGAGGACAGAGTGTTAGAAGGATTATATATTTGTAGATAATAAAGTCTCTTATGATTGTGATAGAAGTATAGTGGCATGgcagatagaatgccagacctggagtcaagaagactcatcttcctgagttcaaatctggcttcagaaatttactatctatgtgacactgggcaagctgcttaaccctgtttacagatttcctcatctatgaaactaggtggagaatgaaatggcaaactactccagtatctttgccaagaaaatccccaaaatggGTCACAAGGACtcggacgtgactgaaaatgactaaaacgACAATAGCTACAAgttaatcacttaacctttcagttccTATGTACCTTTCTATGACTAGAAGTTATAGAGTTGGAGATTTGCATTGatgaagggagtttccacactgggaattccATGCACACAAATACACGCACGCACATACCACCATGTgattgaaatcataggtctgcaTCCACCCACCCACTCTTTTACCCTGTCTTCCCTCCCTCCGCTCCCTCCCCCCAAGCAGGTATCAGTCCAGTTTGTGAGAGAGATAAACTCAGAAATAGGTTGTCTTGAGAGAAAGCATGTGCTCAGTAGGAAGAACTTAGCTTTATCCTTTCTTCACACATGTCTACAATGATGACTTCAAGAACTGGAGGATTTGCCCCCAATCTCTCCACTGCAACAGATTTCTGAGGAGGATGCTGTGCAGATTGTTGCAGAACCTCCTCTGCCCCCAGCTTCATTCACACTTCAAGACTATGTGGATCGTTCTGAGACACTGCAGAAGTTAGTGCTCCTGGGTAAGTGGTCAATCATGTATTGTTTGGAGCACCCATTAAATTGCTAGCTCTGCTCTAGAAATGAAGGTTTACATTGTGTTCCTTGTCATCAGAAAGTTTATAATACTTAGAGTAATTTTTAGTTTTGTCAAGTGTGTGTGCTTGATACACTTGATACACTTAAGGTTTGGCTTCCTAATAACTTACACTTAAGGGTACCAATGGTACCGTCAATGTAGATGTTGCTTTTGTGTGTTGCAGTTTGCCAACCATTATCATGTTTCTATATCTTCCCATAACTCTCAAGGGGACTCTACCTAGTGTGCTGGCATCCTTCCTCTAGTTATCTAAATATCACATGGATGCCAAAGTTCTACTAGGTCTATCCCTCTGACATCCCTCCCTCTAGCTTCAAGgccagcccacctccttttccagtcatacatCTTTAGGGTGACatcttttatgttatttttctgTTGGTAACCTAGCAATGTAAAAATAGTGGGACTATGACTGAATCATTGGATAATATTTTGGAATGCCCTTATGTGCACATATCTCCAGGAGTGATTGTATCAAGTGCTAACTACAGCTATTGCAGAGATGATGAGGTAAAAGAAATCATTAATGAACACTGATGGCACTACCTTAGTAAAACTCTGCCCTCTCAACTAAGATTAAAGAAAGCTTTCCAGAGTATCTCTTTGTTTTAGCACAGCTAGAGTTTGACAGCTCAGACTGAATGAAACACTTTAACAATGTATAAAACTACAGTACTTTGTTAAAAATTAAAGGCCGACTCGGTGGTGACATTTTAAGCTGTTAGAAAGTGTCCCCCACCCTCATTAGTCATAGCTTTCTGGAACTAGCTTCCATcttactgaataaatgtttaagatggggcagctaggtgtcgcagtggatagagtaccggccctggagtcaggagtacctgagttcaaatctggcctcagacacttaacacttactagctgtgtgaccctgggcaagtcacttaaccccaattgcctcactaaaaaaaaaatgtttaagatcTAGGGAGGGCTTTTCTGTAGGAAGAATTGGTATTTGGCATTTATTTCTGTTGATCCTTTTACTTGTGGAAACCAGTGAAGAAATACAGTTGAGAGGAAAAGGCATAACTCCTAATCCTTTTGCTATATAGTGCTGCCCAGTTGACTTCCTTTTCAATATCAGGCTTTGAATAAGtaccatcattttatttttaacctgCTTGCTTTATTTTGAACTCTGTCACCAACTTAGTTTATAAAACATAGAATCCAagatttggaagagactttgTAGACCGCTTAAAACAACCCCTACCTGAGCCGGTATCCTCTTTAAATATTCCTTACATGTGACCCAaccttttttttagtattttctgTACCTGTCATGACAATTCCACTTTTGGCTGGCTGTAATCATTAAGAAGTTTGTCTTTGTTGAACCACAGTGTGCTCTCCTATAGCTTCCCCCTATTGATTTTAGTTTTTccacataaaataaatttaatccctcttccacagtagagcccttcaaatatttgaagacaatgaTGATATTCCCCTCTTAGTCATCTTTTTTCCATGCTAAACATTTCACCTTCTCCCCCTCTTAGGACACTGTCCTAAGTGGTCTTCCTGGAACTCTTCAGAATGAGAATGTTTTCATTTGCCCATCTAAATTACTTTCTGGATATAATGACGATTGAGTGAGAGTATGATGTATtaggaagaacactggatttggaattggaagccctgaattcagataCTGACATTATTACTTACTGTTTTTTTGTCATAGGGCAAAAGTCACTCAAATTCTCtggtttctcatttctaaaatgaaatcaCTTAGAACACCTTTACCTGAAAGAGTTGTtaagaggctcaaatgagatgatatatttaAGAACTTTGTAActgtaaaatgttatgtaaatgtgaattacAGTTTGTTATTGTTGATGATATATAAAAGTAATTGTCTAGATATGGTGCTTATGAGCATAGCAAGATGAGTAACTCAGCTAATGTGTATCACTTGCTATAGGGGTCAATTTGTCCAAGCTGGAAAAACGCCCAGGTGCTGGTACACtccttctgaggctggatttcgaAAACGACATACAAAAAATACTTCTGTTTCTTAAGGATATTGGTGTAGGAGATAACCAATTAGGAGCATTCCTTACTAAAAACTATATTATTTTAACTGAAGACTTGGAGAATCTAAGGAACAGGTGAGATTTTTGTAAACTGATTGCTTTCACTAAATACCAAAGATGTAATTATGGGAGAAATACCATAGTTGTGAggtatttcttgttgtctttatTTCACCAGGTTGTTTTGAGGAGCAAGTGAGGTAATGAATATGGAAATACTTGTAACACAATAGCAGATTGCAAATGTGAGACACTGAGGTGGTTGTTATGTCCCACTGAGATCTAAAATAAGCATCTGAGACAGAACTCATTTTGTTAACTACCAAACCCATTTCTTTCCTCACACTATCTTATTGTTCTCAGCAATAACAATCTTAGCTTCCCTGACTCACAGCCTTGGAATAATCTctaccttctttttctcttcaataTTCTCTGAATGAtccattccttctctttttttttctttcttttctttttttttttttttagtgaggcaaattggggttaagtgacttgcccaggatcacacagctagtaagtgtctgaggccagatttgaacccaggtactcctgactccagggccagtgctctatccactgcgccatctagctgcccccattccttctCTTTTAACAATGGCTCTAGCTAATTCCTTAAAAGCTTATCtgtctaggtggtgtagtggataaaacaccagccctggattcaagaggacctgagttcaaattcgacctcagacacttgacacttactagctgtgtgaccctgggcaagtcacttaaccttcattgccctgagagggtgggagggagctCATTTGTTTCCATCTTCTCCCCACAGTCCAAAATTATTTTAGTTGTCTTTACCTGTAAGAGCCATCAATCTTATATAAAGTCTTATAACTGGAAGGGCTCTATTAGTCGTCTGTCCCCCATTTTATATCTAGCTCTGTGATTTAACTAGTTCTTAGAGAATGAAGAGTGATTTCTATTTAGTGTACTCTGAAATTCTTAGATCAAGAAGTTGTAGGGGAAAAGAGTCCTAAATTAGGCTTTTTATTTTCTCCTGGAGTTAGAACAACATTCATTTGTTGTTTAGATATGAAGCTATCACCAAATTTTAATGAATCTCAAAGACCCTTGCTAAGGTAgggattttattttccttaatggatttagaaaaaaaaaaagatttttctaaaatttttctcTTGGATGTTCTCTGGTGCTAACCTTTATTAGTATCTATACACTATATTCTTTTGGGGCTGTGACATGAGGATTAATTTTTGCTCCAACAGAGGGGATATAAATACCTAGAAATGGATTCAGTGTAAATACATGCCTAAGATTTGCTCATTTCAGATATTAAGTCACCTCTCTATATTAATTTGAATTGGGAGTTAGGTGCAAACAATCCAATTTGTCACTACATAACCTAGAGACAGCTGGGTGGCTtcttggatagagcactgggcctagagtcaggaagacctgaggtcataTCCACCTTCAGATATATCGTTGTgtaacccaggacaagtcacttaacctctttctgcctcagtttcctctctgtaaaGTAGGGCATGATAATGGCACCCTACTCCCTATGGATGAAGT includes:
- the MTERF3 gene encoding transcription termination factor 3, mitochondrial; translation: MASPVQQIPKWFYSLKIKSFITIRNQFMRPRKTTLHGLLARPQESSGNFFHWGFMNYRTSSLWNSSQALSSSRQDNISVQDTHPPSINELQLKTEVTNFDSLEELEDLPPISPLQQISEEDAVQIVAEPPLPPASFTLQDYVDRSETLQKLVLLGVNLSKLEKRPGAGTLLLRLDFENDIQKILLFLKDIGVGDNQLGAFLTKNYIILTEDLENLRNRVAYLESKKFSKTDISRMIVNAPHLLSFSVDRLDNRLGFFQKELGLNVQKTRDLVIRLPRLLTGSLEPVKENMKVYRLQLGFKHNEIQHMVTRIPKILTASKKKLTETFDYVHNVMSIPHHIIVKFPQVFNSKLLKIKERHSFLAYLGRAQYDPQEPNYISLDKLVSIPDEVFCKEVAKASLQDFETFLKTL